From the genome of Symphalangus syndactylus isolate Jambi chromosome 5, NHGRI_mSymSyn1-v2.1_pri, whole genome shotgun sequence, one region includes:
- the ZNF384 gene encoding zinc finger protein 384 isoform X6, giving the protein MEESHFNSNPYFWPSIPTVSGQIENTMFINKMKDQLLPEKGCGLAPPHYPTLLTVPASVSLPSGISMDTESKSDQLTPHSQASVTQNITVVPVPSTGLMTAGVSCSQRWRREGSQSRGPGLVITSPSGSLVTTASSAQTFPISAPMIVSALPPGSQALQVVPDLSKKVASTLTEEGGGGGGGGGSVAPKPPRGRKKKRMLESGLPEMNDPYVLSPEDDDDHQKDGKTYRSEGNCGTGNGQSLGLMDSVPGSTTNLLCDPGCRMCSLTFYSKSEMQIHSKSHTETKPHKCPHCSKTFANSSYLAQHIRIHSGAKPYSCNFCEKSFRQLSHLQQHTRIHTGDRPYKCAHPGCEKAFTQLSNLQSHRRQHNKDKPFKCHNCHRAYTDAASLEVHLSTHTVKHAKVYTCTICSRAYTSETYLMKHMRKHNPPDLQQQVQAAAAAAAVAQAQAQAQAQAQAQAQAQAQAQAQAQAQASQASQQQQQQQQQPPPHFQSPGAAPQGGGGGDSNPNPPPQCSFDLTPYKTAEHHKDICLTVTTSTIQVEHLASS; this is encoded by the exons ATGGAAGAATCTCACTTCAATTCTAACCCGTACTTCTGGCCTTCTATCCCCACAGTCTCAGGTCAG ATTGAGAACACAATGTTCATCAACAAGATGAAGGATCAACTGTTGCCAGAGAAGGGCTGTGGTCTGGCTCCACCTCACTACCCCACCTTGTTGACAgtgcctgcctcagtgtccctgcCCTCAGGCATCAGTATGGACACAGAGTCCAAGTCAGACCAGCTGACCCCACACAGCCAAGCGTCCGTTACCCAGAATATCACAGTGGTCCCTGTGCCGTCTACAGGACTGATGACTGCTG GAGTCTCCTGTTCTCAGAGGTGGAGAAGAGAAGGGAGTCAATCAAGGG GTCCGGGTTTGGTAATCACGTCCCCCTCAGGCTCTCTTGTGACCACAGCATCATCAGCTCAGACCTTCCCCATTTCGGCTCCCATGATTGTCTCAGCTCTTCCCCCTGGCTCACAAGCCCTGCAGGTTGTCCCTGACCTCTCCAAGAAGGTAGCATCGACCCTAACCGAggaaggaggtggaggtggtggtggaggtggcagtgtggCTCCTAAGCCACCCCGGGGCCGGAAGAAGAAGCGGATGCTGGAATCAGGGCTGCCCGAGATGAATGACCCTTATGTCCTCTCCCCTGAGGATGATGATGACCATCAGAAAGACGGCAAGACCTACAG GAGCGAAGGGAACTGCGGCACAGGAAATGGACAGAGCCTTGGGCTCATGGATTCAGTTCCCGGCTCCACCACGaatttgctgtgtgaccctgg GTGCCGGATGTGCTCACTGACATTCTACTCCAAGTCGGAGATGCAGATCCACTCCAAGTCACACACCGAGACCAAGCCCCACAAGTGCCCACATTGCTCCAAGACCTTCGCCAACAGCTCCTACCTGGCCCAGCACATCCGTATACACTCAGGGGCTAAGCCCTACAGTTGTAACTTCTGTGAGAAATCCTTCCGCCAGCTCTCCCACCTTCAGCAGCACACCCG AATCCACACTGGTGATAGACCATACAAATGTGCACACCCAGGCTGTGAGAAAGCCTTCACACAACTCTCCAATCTGCAG TCCCACAGACGGCAACACAACAAAGATAAACCCTTCAAGTGCCACAACTGTCATCGGGCATACACGGATGCAGCCTCACTAGAGGTGCACCTGTCTACGCACACAGTGAAGCATGCCAAGGTGTACACCTGCACTATCTGCAGTCGGGCATACACATCA GAAACATACCTTATGAAACATATGCGCAAACACAACCCTCCTGATCTTCAGCAACAAGTGCAGGCAGCAGCAGCGGCGGCAGCagtggcccaggcccaggctcagGCCCAGGCTCAAGCTCAAGCCCAGGCTCAGGCTCAGGCTCAGGCTcaagcccaggcccaggcccaagcCTCCCAGGCAtcacagcagcaacagcagcagcagcaacagccacCACCACACTTCCAGTCTCCTGGGGCAGCCCcccagggtgggggtggtggggacagCAATCCCAACCCTCCACCCCAGTGTTCCTTTGACCTGACCCCCTATAAGACGGCGGAACATCATAAGGACATCTGCCTCACTGTCACCACCAGCACCATCCAGGTGGAGCACCTGGCCAGCTCTTAG
- the ZNF384 gene encoding zinc finger protein 384 isoform X3: MEESHFNSNPYFWPSIPTVSGQIENTMFINKMKDQLLPEKGCGLAPPHYPTLLTVPASVSLPSGISMDTESKSDQLTPHSQASVTQNITVVPVPSTGLMTAGVSCSQRWRREGSQSRGPGLVITSPSGSLVTTASSAQTFPISAPMIVSALPPGSQALQVVPDLSKKVASTLTEEGGGGGGGGGSVAPKPPRGRKKKRMLESGLPEMNDPYVLSPEDDDDHQKDGKTYRCRMCSLTFYSKSEMQIHSKSHTETKPHKCPHCSKTFANSSYLAQHIRIHSGAKPYSCNFCEKSFRQLSHLQQHTRIHSKMHTETIKPHKCPHCSKTFANTSYLAQHLRIHSGAKPYNCSYCQKAFRQLSHLQQHTRIHTGDRPYKCAHPGCEKAFTQLSNLQSHRRQHNKDKPFKCHNCHRAYTDAASLEVHLSTHTVKHAKVYTCTICSRAYTSETYLMKHMRKHNPPDLQQQVQAAAAAAAVAQAQAQAQAQAQAQAQAQAQAQAQAQAQASQASQQQQQQQQQPPPHFQSPGAAPQGGGGGDSNPNPPPQCSFDLTPYKTAEHHKDICLTVTTSTIQVEHLASS, translated from the exons ATGGAAGAATCTCACTTCAATTCTAACCCGTACTTCTGGCCTTCTATCCCCACAGTCTCAGGTCAG ATTGAGAACACAATGTTCATCAACAAGATGAAGGATCAACTGTTGCCAGAGAAGGGCTGTGGTCTGGCTCCACCTCACTACCCCACCTTGTTGACAgtgcctgcctcagtgtccctgcCCTCAGGCATCAGTATGGACACAGAGTCCAAGTCAGACCAGCTGACCCCACACAGCCAAGCGTCCGTTACCCAGAATATCACAGTGGTCCCTGTGCCGTCTACAGGACTGATGACTGCTG GAGTCTCCTGTTCTCAGAGGTGGAGAAGAGAAGGGAGTCAATCAAGGG GTCCGGGTTTGGTAATCACGTCCCCCTCAGGCTCTCTTGTGACCACAGCATCATCAGCTCAGACCTTCCCCATTTCGGCTCCCATGATTGTCTCAGCTCTTCCCCCTGGCTCACAAGCCCTGCAGGTTGTCCCTGACCTCTCCAAGAAGGTAGCATCGACCCTAACCGAggaaggaggtggaggtggtggtggaggtggcagtgtggCTCCTAAGCCACCCCGGGGCCGGAAGAAGAAGCGGATGCTGGAATCAGGGCTGCCCGAGATGAATGACCCTTATGTCCTCTCCCCTGAGGATGATGATGACCATCAGAAAGACGGCAAGACCTACAG GTGCCGGATGTGCTCACTGACATTCTACTCCAAGTCGGAGATGCAGATCCACTCCAAGTCACACACCGAGACCAAGCCCCACAAGTGCCCACATTGCTCCAAGACCTTCGCCAACAGCTCCTACCTGGCCCAGCACATCCGTATACACTCAGGGGCTAAGCCCTACAGTTGTAACTTCTGTGAGAAATCCTTCCGCCAGCTCTCCCACCTTCAGCAGCACACCCG GATCCACTCCAAGATGCACACGGAGACCATCAAGCCCCACAAGTGCCCGCACTGCTCCAAGACCTTCGCCAACACCTCCTACCTGGCCCAGCACCTCCGTATCCACTCGGGGGCCAAGCCCTACAACTGTTCCTACTGCCAGAAGGCCTTCCGCCAGCTCTCCCACCTCCAGCAGCACACACG AATCCACACTGGTGATAGACCATACAAATGTGCACACCCAGGCTGTGAGAAAGCCTTCACACAACTCTCCAATCTGCAG TCCCACAGACGGCAACACAACAAAGATAAACCCTTCAAGTGCCACAACTGTCATCGGGCATACACGGATGCAGCCTCACTAGAGGTGCACCTGTCTACGCACACAGTGAAGCATGCCAAGGTGTACACCTGCACTATCTGCAGTCGGGCATACACATCA GAAACATACCTTATGAAACATATGCGCAAACACAACCCTCCTGATCTTCAGCAACAAGTGCAGGCAGCAGCAGCGGCGGCAGCagtggcccaggcccaggctcagGCCCAGGCTCAAGCTCAAGCCCAGGCTCAGGCTCAGGCTCAGGCTcaagcccaggcccaggcccaagcCTCCCAGGCAtcacagcagcaacagcagcagcagcaacagccacCACCACACTTCCAGTCTCCTGGGGCAGCCCcccagggtgggggtggtggggacagCAATCCCAACCCTCCACCCCAGTGTTCCTTTGACCTGACCCCCTATAAGACGGCGGAACATCATAAGGACATCTGCCTCACTGTCACCACCAGCACCATCCAGGTGGAGCACCTGGCCAGCTCTTAG
- the ZNF384 gene encoding zinc finger protein 384 isoform X2, whose protein sequence is MEESHFNSNPYFWPSIPTVSGQIENTMFINKMKDQLLPEKGCGLAPPHYPTLLTVPASVSLPSGISMDTESKSDQLTPHSQASVTQNITVVPVPSTGLMTAGPGLVITSPSGSLVTTASSAQTFPISAPMIVSALPPGSQALQVVPDLSKKVASTLTEEGGGGGGGGGSVAPKPPRGRKKKRMLESGLPEMNDPYVLSPEDDDDHQKDGKTYRSEGNCGTGNGQSLGLMDSVPGSTTNLLCDPGCRMCSLTFYSKSEMQIHSKSHTETKPHKCPHCSKTFANSSYLAQHIRIHSGAKPYSCNFCEKSFRQLSHLQQHTRIHSKMHTETIKPHKCPHCSKTFANTSYLAQHLRIHSGAKPYNCSYCQKAFRQLSHLQQHTRIHTGDRPYKCAHPGCEKAFTQLSNLQSHRRQHNKDKPFKCHNCHRAYTDAASLEVHLSTHTVKHAKVYTCTICSRAYTSETYLMKHMRKHNPPDLQQQVQAAAAAAAVAQAQAQAQAQAQAQAQAQAQAQAQAQAQASQASQQQQQQQQQPPPHFQSPGAAPQGGGGGDSNPNPPPQCSFDLTPYKTAEHHKDICLTVTTSTIQVEHLASS, encoded by the exons ATGGAAGAATCTCACTTCAATTCTAACCCGTACTTCTGGCCTTCTATCCCCACAGTCTCAGGTCAG ATTGAGAACACAATGTTCATCAACAAGATGAAGGATCAACTGTTGCCAGAGAAGGGCTGTGGTCTGGCTCCACCTCACTACCCCACCTTGTTGACAgtgcctgcctcagtgtccctgcCCTCAGGCATCAGTATGGACACAGAGTCCAAGTCAGACCAGCTGACCCCACACAGCCAAGCGTCCGTTACCCAGAATATCACAGTGGTCCCTGTGCCGTCTACAGGACTGATGACTGCTG GTCCGGGTTTGGTAATCACGTCCCCCTCAGGCTCTCTTGTGACCACAGCATCATCAGCTCAGACCTTCCCCATTTCGGCTCCCATGATTGTCTCAGCTCTTCCCCCTGGCTCACAAGCCCTGCAGGTTGTCCCTGACCTCTCCAAGAAGGTAGCATCGACCCTAACCGAggaaggaggtggaggtggtggtggaggtggcagtgtggCTCCTAAGCCACCCCGGGGCCGGAAGAAGAAGCGGATGCTGGAATCAGGGCTGCCCGAGATGAATGACCCTTATGTCCTCTCCCCTGAGGATGATGATGACCATCAGAAAGACGGCAAGACCTACAG GAGCGAAGGGAACTGCGGCACAGGAAATGGACAGAGCCTTGGGCTCATGGATTCAGTTCCCGGCTCCACCACGaatttgctgtgtgaccctgg GTGCCGGATGTGCTCACTGACATTCTACTCCAAGTCGGAGATGCAGATCCACTCCAAGTCACACACCGAGACCAAGCCCCACAAGTGCCCACATTGCTCCAAGACCTTCGCCAACAGCTCCTACCTGGCCCAGCACATCCGTATACACTCAGGGGCTAAGCCCTACAGTTGTAACTTCTGTGAGAAATCCTTCCGCCAGCTCTCCCACCTTCAGCAGCACACCCG GATCCACTCCAAGATGCACACGGAGACCATCAAGCCCCACAAGTGCCCGCACTGCTCCAAGACCTTCGCCAACACCTCCTACCTGGCCCAGCACCTCCGTATCCACTCGGGGGCCAAGCCCTACAACTGTTCCTACTGCCAGAAGGCCTTCCGCCAGCTCTCCCACCTCCAGCAGCACACACG AATCCACACTGGTGATAGACCATACAAATGTGCACACCCAGGCTGTGAGAAAGCCTTCACACAACTCTCCAATCTGCAG TCCCACAGACGGCAACACAACAAAGATAAACCCTTCAAGTGCCACAACTGTCATCGGGCATACACGGATGCAGCCTCACTAGAGGTGCACCTGTCTACGCACACAGTGAAGCATGCCAAGGTGTACACCTGCACTATCTGCAGTCGGGCATACACATCA GAAACATACCTTATGAAACATATGCGCAAACACAACCCTCCTGATCTTCAGCAACAAGTGCAGGCAGCAGCAGCGGCGGCAGCagtggcccaggcccaggctcagGCCCAGGCTCAAGCTCAAGCCCAGGCTCAGGCTCAGGCTCAGGCTcaagcccaggcccaggcccaagcCTCCCAGGCAtcacagcagcaacagcagcagcagcaacagccacCACCACACTTCCAGTCTCCTGGGGCAGCCCcccagggtgggggtggtggggacagCAATCCCAACCCTCCACCCCAGTGTTCCTTTGACCTGACCCCCTATAAGACGGCGGAACATCATAAGGACATCTGCCTCACTGTCACCACCAGCACCATCCAGGTGGAGCACCTGGCCAGCTCTTAG
- the ZNF384 gene encoding zinc finger protein 384 isoform X8 produces the protein MEESHFNSNPYFWPSIPTVSGQIENTMFINKMKDQLLPEKGCGLAPPHYPTLLTVPASVSLPSGISMDTESKSDQLTPHSQASVTQNITVVPVPSTGLMTAGVSCSQRWRREGSQSRGPGLVITSPSGSLVTTASSAQTFPISAPMIVSALPPGSQALQVVPDLSKKVASTLTEEGGGGGGGGGSVAPKPPRGRKKKRMLESGLPEMNDPYVLSPEDDDDHQKDGKTYRCRMCSLTFYSKSEMQIHSKSHTETKPHKCPHCSKTFANSSYLAQHIRIHSGAKPYSCNFCEKSFRQLSHLQQHTRIHSKMHTETIKPHKCPHCSKTFANTSYLAQHLRIHSGAKPYNCSYCQKAFRQLSHLQQHTRIHTGDRPYKCAHPGCEKAFTQLSNLQETYLMKHMRKHNPPDLQQQVQAAAAAAAVAQAQAQAQAQAQAQAQAQAQAQAQAQAQASQASQQQQQQQQQPPPHFQSPGAAPQGGGGGDSNPNPPPQCSFDLTPYKTAEHHKDICLTVTTSTIQVEHLASS, from the exons ATGGAAGAATCTCACTTCAATTCTAACCCGTACTTCTGGCCTTCTATCCCCACAGTCTCAGGTCAG ATTGAGAACACAATGTTCATCAACAAGATGAAGGATCAACTGTTGCCAGAGAAGGGCTGTGGTCTGGCTCCACCTCACTACCCCACCTTGTTGACAgtgcctgcctcagtgtccctgcCCTCAGGCATCAGTATGGACACAGAGTCCAAGTCAGACCAGCTGACCCCACACAGCCAAGCGTCCGTTACCCAGAATATCACAGTGGTCCCTGTGCCGTCTACAGGACTGATGACTGCTG GAGTCTCCTGTTCTCAGAGGTGGAGAAGAGAAGGGAGTCAATCAAGGG GTCCGGGTTTGGTAATCACGTCCCCCTCAGGCTCTCTTGTGACCACAGCATCATCAGCTCAGACCTTCCCCATTTCGGCTCCCATGATTGTCTCAGCTCTTCCCCCTGGCTCACAAGCCCTGCAGGTTGTCCCTGACCTCTCCAAGAAGGTAGCATCGACCCTAACCGAggaaggaggtggaggtggtggtggaggtggcagtgtggCTCCTAAGCCACCCCGGGGCCGGAAGAAGAAGCGGATGCTGGAATCAGGGCTGCCCGAGATGAATGACCCTTATGTCCTCTCCCCTGAGGATGATGATGACCATCAGAAAGACGGCAAGACCTACAG GTGCCGGATGTGCTCACTGACATTCTACTCCAAGTCGGAGATGCAGATCCACTCCAAGTCACACACCGAGACCAAGCCCCACAAGTGCCCACATTGCTCCAAGACCTTCGCCAACAGCTCCTACCTGGCCCAGCACATCCGTATACACTCAGGGGCTAAGCCCTACAGTTGTAACTTCTGTGAGAAATCCTTCCGCCAGCTCTCCCACCTTCAGCAGCACACCCG GATCCACTCCAAGATGCACACGGAGACCATCAAGCCCCACAAGTGCCCGCACTGCTCCAAGACCTTCGCCAACACCTCCTACCTGGCCCAGCACCTCCGTATCCACTCGGGGGCCAAGCCCTACAACTGTTCCTACTGCCAGAAGGCCTTCCGCCAGCTCTCCCACCTCCAGCAGCACACACG AATCCACACTGGTGATAGACCATACAAATGTGCACACCCAGGCTGTGAGAAAGCCTTCACACAACTCTCCAATCTGCAG GAAACATACCTTATGAAACATATGCGCAAACACAACCCTCCTGATCTTCAGCAACAAGTGCAGGCAGCAGCAGCGGCGGCAGCagtggcccaggcccaggctcagGCCCAGGCTCAAGCTCAAGCCCAGGCTCAGGCTCAGGCTCAGGCTcaagcccaggcccaggcccaagcCTCCCAGGCAtcacagcagcaacagcagcagcagcaacagccacCACCACACTTCCAGTCTCCTGGGGCAGCCCcccagggtgggggtggtggggacagCAATCCCAACCCTCCACCCCAGTGTTCCTTTGACCTGACCCCCTATAAGACGGCGGAACATCATAAGGACATCTGCCTCACTGTCACCACCAGCACCATCCAGGTGGAGCACCTGGCCAGCTCTTAG
- the ZNF384 gene encoding zinc finger protein 384 isoform X9 — MEESHFNSNPYFWPSIPTVSGQIENTMFINKMKDQLLPEKGCGLAPPHYPTLLTVPASVSLPSGISMDTESKSDQLTPHSQASVTQNITVVPVPSTGLMTAALQVVPDLSKKVASTLTEEGGGGGGGGGSVAPKPPRGRKKKRMLESGLPEMNDPYVLSPEDDDDHQKDGKTYRCRMCSLTFYSKSEMQIHSKSHTETKPHKCPHCSKTFANSSYLAQHIRIHSGAKPYSCNFCEKSFRQLSHLQQHTRIHSKMHTETIKPHKCPHCSKTFANTSYLAQHLRIHSGAKPYNCSYCQKAFRQLSHLQQHTRIHTGDRPYKCAHPGCEKAFTQLSNLQSHRRQHNKDKPFKCHNCHRAYTDAASLEVHLSTHTVKHAKVYTCTICSRAYTSETYLMKHMRKHNPPDLQQQVQAAAAAAAVAQAQAQAQAQAQAQAQAQAQAQAQAQAQASQASQQQQQQQQQPPPHFQSPGAAPQGGGGGDSNPNPPPQCSFDLTPYKTAEHHKDICLTVTTSTIQVEHLASS; from the exons ATGGAAGAATCTCACTTCAATTCTAACCCGTACTTCTGGCCTTCTATCCCCACAGTCTCAGGTCAG ATTGAGAACACAATGTTCATCAACAAGATGAAGGATCAACTGTTGCCAGAGAAGGGCTGTGGTCTGGCTCCACCTCACTACCCCACCTTGTTGACAgtgcctgcctcagtgtccctgcCCTCAGGCATCAGTATGGACACAGAGTCCAAGTCAGACCAGCTGACCCCACACAGCCAAGCGTCCGTTACCCAGAATATCACAGTGGTCCCTGTGCCGTCTACAGGACTGATGACTGCTG CCCTGCAGGTTGTCCCTGACCTCTCCAAGAAGGTAGCATCGACCCTAACCGAggaaggaggtggaggtggtggtggaggtggcagtgtggCTCCTAAGCCACCCCGGGGCCGGAAGAAGAAGCGGATGCTGGAATCAGGGCTGCCCGAGATGAATGACCCTTATGTCCTCTCCCCTGAGGATGATGATGACCATCAGAAAGACGGCAAGACCTACAG GTGCCGGATGTGCTCACTGACATTCTACTCCAAGTCGGAGATGCAGATCCACTCCAAGTCACACACCGAGACCAAGCCCCACAAGTGCCCACATTGCTCCAAGACCTTCGCCAACAGCTCCTACCTGGCCCAGCACATCCGTATACACTCAGGGGCTAAGCCCTACAGTTGTAACTTCTGTGAGAAATCCTTCCGCCAGCTCTCCCACCTTCAGCAGCACACCCG GATCCACTCCAAGATGCACACGGAGACCATCAAGCCCCACAAGTGCCCGCACTGCTCCAAGACCTTCGCCAACACCTCCTACCTGGCCCAGCACCTCCGTATCCACTCGGGGGCCAAGCCCTACAACTGTTCCTACTGCCAGAAGGCCTTCCGCCAGCTCTCCCACCTCCAGCAGCACACACG AATCCACACTGGTGATAGACCATACAAATGTGCACACCCAGGCTGTGAGAAAGCCTTCACACAACTCTCCAATCTGCAG TCCCACAGACGGCAACACAACAAAGATAAACCCTTCAAGTGCCACAACTGTCATCGGGCATACACGGATGCAGCCTCACTAGAGGTGCACCTGTCTACGCACACAGTGAAGCATGCCAAGGTGTACACCTGCACTATCTGCAGTCGGGCATACACATCA GAAACATACCTTATGAAACATATGCGCAAACACAACCCTCCTGATCTTCAGCAACAAGTGCAGGCAGCAGCAGCGGCGGCAGCagtggcccaggcccaggctcagGCCCAGGCTCAAGCTCAAGCCCAGGCTCAGGCTCAGGCTCAGGCTcaagcccaggcccaggcccaagcCTCCCAGGCAtcacagcagcaacagcagcagcagcaacagccacCACCACACTTCCAGTCTCCTGGGGCAGCCCcccagggtgggggtggtggggacagCAATCCCAACCCTCCACCCCAGTGTTCCTTTGACCTGACCCCCTATAAGACGGCGGAACATCATAAGGACATCTGCCTCACTGTCACCACCAGCACCATCCAGGTGGAGCACCTGGCCAGCTCTTAG
- the ZNF384 gene encoding zinc finger protein 384 isoform X14: protein MEESHFNSNPYFWPSIPTVSGQIENTMFINKMKDQLLPEKGCGLAPPHYPTLLTVPASVSLPSGISMDTESKSDQLTPHSQASVTQNITVVPVPSTGLMTAGPGLVITSPSGSLVTTASSAQTFPISAPMIVSALPPGSQALQVVPDLSKKVASTLTEEGGGGGGGGGSVAPKPPRGRKKKRMLESGLPEMNDPYVLSPEDDDDHQKDGKTYRCRMCSLTFYSKSEMQIHSKSHTETKPHKCPHCSKTFANSSYLAQHIRIHSGAKPYSCNFCEKSFRQLSHLQQHTRIHTGDRPYKCAHPGCEKAFTQLSNLQETYLMKHMRKHNPPDLQQQVQAAAAAAAVAQAQAQAQAQAQAQAQAQAQAQAQAQAQASQASQQQQQQQQQPPPHFQSPGAAPQGGGGGDSNPNPPPQCSFDLTPYKTAEHHKDICLTVTTSTIQVEHLASS from the exons ATGGAAGAATCTCACTTCAATTCTAACCCGTACTTCTGGCCTTCTATCCCCACAGTCTCAGGTCAG ATTGAGAACACAATGTTCATCAACAAGATGAAGGATCAACTGTTGCCAGAGAAGGGCTGTGGTCTGGCTCCACCTCACTACCCCACCTTGTTGACAgtgcctgcctcagtgtccctgcCCTCAGGCATCAGTATGGACACAGAGTCCAAGTCAGACCAGCTGACCCCACACAGCCAAGCGTCCGTTACCCAGAATATCACAGTGGTCCCTGTGCCGTCTACAGGACTGATGACTGCTG GTCCGGGTTTGGTAATCACGTCCCCCTCAGGCTCTCTTGTGACCACAGCATCATCAGCTCAGACCTTCCCCATTTCGGCTCCCATGATTGTCTCAGCTCTTCCCCCTGGCTCACAAGCCCTGCAGGTTGTCCCTGACCTCTCCAAGAAGGTAGCATCGACCCTAACCGAggaaggaggtggaggtggtggtggaggtggcagtgtggCTCCTAAGCCACCCCGGGGCCGGAAGAAGAAGCGGATGCTGGAATCAGGGCTGCCCGAGATGAATGACCCTTATGTCCTCTCCCCTGAGGATGATGATGACCATCAGAAAGACGGCAAGACCTACAG GTGCCGGATGTGCTCACTGACATTCTACTCCAAGTCGGAGATGCAGATCCACTCCAAGTCACACACCGAGACCAAGCCCCACAAGTGCCCACATTGCTCCAAGACCTTCGCCAACAGCTCCTACCTGGCCCAGCACATCCGTATACACTCAGGGGCTAAGCCCTACAGTTGTAACTTCTGTGAGAAATCCTTCCGCCAGCTCTCCCACCTTCAGCAGCACACCCG AATCCACACTGGTGATAGACCATACAAATGTGCACACCCAGGCTGTGAGAAAGCCTTCACACAACTCTCCAATCTGCAG GAAACATACCTTATGAAACATATGCGCAAACACAACCCTCCTGATCTTCAGCAACAAGTGCAGGCAGCAGCAGCGGCGGCAGCagtggcccaggcccaggctcagGCCCAGGCTCAAGCTCAAGCCCAGGCTCAGGCTCAGGCTCAGGCTcaagcccaggcccaggcccaagcCTCCCAGGCAtcacagcagcaacagcagcagcagcaacagccacCACCACACTTCCAGTCTCCTGGGGCAGCCCcccagggtgggggtggtggggacagCAATCCCAACCCTCCACCCCAGTGTTCCTTTGACCTGACCCCCTATAAGACGGCGGAACATCATAAGGACATCTGCCTCACTGTCACCACCAGCACCATCCAGGTGGAGCACCTGGCCAGCTCTTAG